Within the Lentisphaerota bacterium genome, the region AGCCTTTTCATCTCTCATTTAACAAGTTGCGTGCATTTGCCCTGCCTTAGGCGAGGATTAGGGTGGGGGAAGTCATGTTGACAAATTGCATGCGAAACATTACATTCGTATGCGTGTTGTCAATTGAGGTTTTAAGGACATGTCTGACAGTCTCGACAGGCTGGTTGCTGGCGGCCGCATGATGGCGGCTTCCGCGGCGCGTGCGCACGGGGTGTCGCCGCAAACGATAGCCAACCGTGTCCGCCGGGGAACGCTGAAGCAGATTTCGCGGGGGCTTTATGTGTCACCCGAGTTCCGGCCCGGCGCATGGTACGATTTCCAGGTGCTTGCGCTCCGGTGTCCGGATGCCGTCGTTTGCCTATATTCCGCTCTTCGCATCCACAATCTGACGACGCAGCTTCCGGGAGAAATCAGTTTTGCCCTGCCGCAGGGGCGCAGAGCTCCGGCGCTTCACGACTTCAGGACGCGCGTGTTTTTCATGGCGCAGGGATACTATGCTTACGGGATCGAGGAGAAGAATCTAGACGGCGTGCTCGTGAAGGTGTATTCCCCGGCCAAGACGGTTGCCGACTGTTTCAAATATAGGAACAAGATAGGGATCGATGTCGCGATCGAGTCGCTTCGGGAATGCCTGCGCGGGAAGGCGGCCAGCATCGATGACATCATGCGCGCGGCGCGCGCGGTGCGGGTGGAAAAAGTGATCCTCCCCTATCTTGAAGGGATCACGACATGAGCGATGACAAAAGCGCAAGCCTCGCCGATTCGGTCAAGGCGCGGCTGAAAAACAAGGCGGACAGCTTGTCGGTCTTGTATAACTTGATTTTGACCAGATACGGCATCGAACGGTTCCTGTACAAGATTTCCGTCAGCGAATGGAAGGATACGTTCATCCTCAAGGGCGGAATGTTGTTTGTCCTTTGGACAGATGGGATCGGATACCGCCCCACGATGGACTCCGATTTCTTGTGGCGCGGCGACGCATCGAAGGACGAATTGATACGCGTTTTCAAAGCGATCTGCGACGCTCCCACGGATCTTGCGGGCGGCTTGCGCTTCGACAGCGGGACAGTGGCGGGTGCGGAAATACGCAAGCGGACCGACTATGGCGGCACGCGGATCACCTTGACCGCATTTCTCGGCAATTCGCGGATACCCCTGCAATTCGACATTGGTGTCGGCGATGCAGTGACTCCCCCCGCGGTGCTGTCCGAATTTCCCACCTTGTTGGGGTTGCCGCCTCCCCGTTTGAAAACCTATCCGATCCCGACCGTCATCGCCGAGAAGATTGAAA harbors:
- a CDS encoding nucleotidyl transferase AbiEii/AbiGii toxin family protein, which produces MSDDKSASLADSVKARLKNKADSLSVLYNLILTRYGIERFLYKISVSEWKDTFILKGGMLFVLWTDGIGYRPTMDSDFLWRGDASKDELIRVFKAICDAPTDLAGGLRFDSGTVAGAEIRKRTDYGGTRITLTAFLGNSRIPLQFDIGVGDAVTPPAVLSEFPTLLGLPPPRLKTYPIPTVIAEKIETMVVNGMANSRMKDFYDLHVLTTRFPQNTSTVCEAMRNTFARRGTRLPTGEEECFSIAFQTSPQKQIQWAAFLRKNRLTDAPALFRDVAEPVGKYVLSLRLNSESSPQNP